In a genomic window of Lycium ferocissimum isolate CSIRO_LF1 chromosome 9, AGI_CSIRO_Lferr_CH_V1, whole genome shotgun sequence:
- the LOC132029788 gene encoding putative anthocyanidin reductase — protein MENNDVDSGRESTEKKLKSYCVTGGTGFIGSWLIKSLLQMGYKVHAAVRHPEKSSHLLKLAEGSDRLRLFKADLREEGSFDEAVRGCSGLFHVAAPMDFWVQATENVDSYVQENIIEPAIQGTLNVLKSCLKSNSVKRVVFTSSISTVTARDSSGKWRSLVDESCKIPIQHVKHTKPSGWVYVLVKVLTEEAAFQFAKENGIDLVSIITPTVAGPFLTPTVPSSIQVLLSPITGDPELLAILTAVNTRMGSIALAHVEDICRTHIFLMENNKAEGRYICCARSWAMSELIDHLKKEYPCSILERLDRGVYDSVIPVEISSKKLRNLGFSFKYEIDDIIQETISSCIHHGFLTSIQK, from the exons ATGGAGAATAATGATGTTGATAGTGGAAGAGAAAGTACGgagaagaagttgaagagttatTGTGTAACAGGAGGGACAGGATTCATAGGGTCATGGCTGATTAAGTCCCTCTTGCAAATGGGTTACAAGGTCCATGCTGCTGTGCGCCATCCTG AGAAGTCATCACATCTATTAAAGTTGGCTGAGGGCAGTGACAGGCTAAGATTATTCAAAGCTGATTTAAGAGAAGAGGGGAGCTTTGATGAAGCAGTGAGAGGTTGCAGTGGCCTATTTCATGTTGCTGCACCCATGGATTTCTGGGTACAAGCCACAGAAAATGTTG ACAGCTATGTTCAAGAAAATATCATAGAGCCTGCAATCCAGGGGACCTTGAATGTTCTCAAATCCTGCTTGAAATCCAACTCTGTAAAAAGAGTTGTTTTCACATCATCAATCAGTACAGTCACTGCCAGAGACAGCTCTGGGAAGTGGAGATCTCTTGTGGATGAATCTTGCAAGATACCTATCCAACATGTTAAGCACACAAAACCTAGTGGCTGG GTTTATGTACTAGTAAAGGTTTTGACAGAGGAGGCAGCATTTCAATTTGCAAAAGAAAATGGCATTGATTTGGTTTCAATAATAACGCCAACTGTAGCTGGTCCATTCCTCACTCCTACAGTTCCTTCAAGCATTCAAGTTCTCTTGTCACCAATAACAG GTGATCCAGAACTGTTAGCTATACTAACTGCTGTGAACACAAGAATGGGATCAATAGCATTAGCTCATGTTGAGGATATATGTCGCACCCACATATTTCTCATGGAGAACAATAAAGCGGAAGGACGATATATATGCTGTGCTCGGAGTTGGGCAATGTCTGAACTTATTGATCACCTTAAGAAAGAGTATCCTTGCTCTATTTTAGAGAG GCTAGATCGAGGAGTATATGATTCAGTGATCCCGGTTGAGATATCTTCAAAGAAATTGAGAAATCTGGGATTTTCTTTCAAGTATGAAATCGACGACATCATACAAGAAACAATTAGTAGCTGTATACATCATGGCTTCTTAACCTCTATTCAAAAGTAA